A DNA window from Anastrepha ludens isolate Willacy chromosome 6, idAnaLude1.1, whole genome shotgun sequence contains the following coding sequences:
- the LOC128867321 gene encoding raf homolog serine/threonine-protein kinase Raf, which translates to MWKNKNPAAAKLNTTRKMALLQLPPNNEQAIVLNTPNRNEILKEGVPAHSKYTILGRGAFGTVFKAIYRGQPVAVKIVRNVSKANAQSMRNEMQILGWKHRNIIQIFKVEITPNFGIVIMEQFMGKSLQEIIEATQLPLEHRIFITLDILSALSYCHNRRLLHLDVKPQNVLVSFVGTQPQLRDETLSTLFARRQYVCKLCDFGASLKIDSPKLAPRGNARGTMRYMSPEALREESLTPAADIYSLGITMWQMRERCLPYRWIACNEVVAYQVVKNKLRPDIANIANGCKSALLTTMPLHHKCHCANLPVEEITYHSLVHLTNVLNRTKQPEEQLRFSDCGVEEVHQVVERRPFASLNAKINVMRNLNVELNSMKSPVAQRSPLKQTKELVKQQLKHQQEQCTPDDVVDPLAMFGDMLSLHDHNKEQSYETLCRACWCDEPVLRVKASVLRNKLVELL; encoded by the exons atgtggaaaaacaaaaatcctgcAGCGGCGAAACTAAATACCACTCGTAAAAT GGCATTGTTACAATTGCCGCCAAATAATGAGCAGGCAATCGTGCTGAATACGCCAAATCGCAATGAGATACTCAAGGAGGGGGTACCAGCGCACTCGAAATACACAATTTTGGGCAGAGGCGCCTTTGGCACCGTCTTTAAGGCGATTTATCGAG gtCAACCAGTGGCTGTGAAGATCGTGCGAAATGTAAGTAAGGCAAATGCTCAATCTATGCGCAATGAGATGCAAATTTTGGGTTGGAAGCATcgaaatataatacaaattttcaag GTTGAAATCACGCCAAATTTTGGTATTGTCATAATGGAACAGTTCATGGGCAAGAGCTTGCAGGAGATAATAGAGGCTACACAGTTGCCGCTGGAGCATAGAATTTT CATCACACTGGATATCCTATCAGCACTTTCTTATTGCCACAATCGGCGTCTGCTACATCTTGATGTAAAACCACAGAATGTGCTGGTATCTTTTGTAGGCACCCAACCGCAACTGCGCGACGAAACCCTATCAACTTTATTCGCCCGTCGGCAATATGTTTGCAAACTATGCGATTTTGGTGCGTCGTTGAAGATCGACTCTCCAAAGCTAGCGCCAAGAGGCAATGCGCGT GGCACTATGCGTTACATGTCGCCCGAAGCATTGCGCGAGGAGTCGCTTACACCCGCCGCCGACATCTACTCGTTAGGCATTACAATGTGGCAAATGCGAGAACGTTGTCTGCCCTATCGTTGGATCGCTTGCAATGAAGTGGTCGCCTATCAGGTGGTCAAGAACAAATTACGTCCGGATATCGCAAACATCGCCAATGGTTGCAAGAGTGCTTTGCTCACGACTATGCCACTGCATCACAAATGCCATTGCGCCAATTTGCCAGTCGAGGAGATCACCTATCATTCGTTGGTGCATCTGACAAATGTActaaatcgcaccaaacaacCAGAAGAACAGTTACGCTTCTCTGATTGCGGCGTGGAAGAAGTGCATCAGGTGGTTGAGCGTCGTCCATTCGCCTCTTTGAATgcgaaaataaatgtcatgcgCAATTTGAATGTCGAATTGAATTCCATGAAATCACCGGTTGCTCAACGTTCGCCattgaaacaaacaaaagagcTGGTAAAACAGCAGCTGAAGCATCAGCAGGAGCAGTGCACGCCGGATGATGTTGTTGATCCCTTGGCAATGTTCGGGGATATGTTGAGCCTGCACGATCACAACAAGGAGCAGAGCTACGAAACGCTTTGTAGGGCTTGCTGGTGTGATGAGCCTGTGCTGCGAGTGAAAGCGTCGGTTTTGCGCAACAAATTAGTTGAGTTGTTGTAA
- the LOC128868675 gene encoding uncharacterized protein LOC128868675 isoform X2, which translates to MYCMPSFQCDLLNCATLGYNMSHCVSPTFEKELREQLDNMNRVIKSKERKQKQTCPGHKTLQTRITHQETLLRSMQQENYTLKRSIRHYERCLDDVMRKVVDAIVAEDILREEVTMLKNRVRDLEAQNAALSASPAKGRDEGYCTMSSGQPQPSNGHLEDLPEEPEQWLLPAEPCSTEMEDWSMSQEELPAVTLDDEHQHLRGARLSTNLSRQSGENDWIWNSNDFLTSTTAETDSESEAISQLLQQKIVYSEDEDIARTEFTNEFYKLVDIRSASARSLFSYIEGETDDEDDDDEDAASSLSDRRVRLRCKPALNGNRLKAPSPTPSEAGRAQVTSCSSSESDEHSRCTTTQHELNGSIVEDSIEEEEEMDTQLCGNESSDIEIEDIQLEPEALQKLNEQECIEAIIRTELRRPVAAGPAHLMVKSKSMMHKTENELSNLNGLLRNGVTVNGNDGRPPRVVRSESVNGAIVGGSGSSSGSGSSGVSRGSASAHKLQERLQQRPANSWRKSSGWKRVTTPASSPTAPLSPKKEMKTEIVRSCASATPKIPPTRIPTSVQQQSPPSPKQHQSGPIHFGETQQQQSQQQQSQQQQQPIRKSKIPPPVPVRRSYAS; encoded by the exons ACCCGCATCACCCACCAAGAAACACTTTTACGTTCCATGCAACAGGAAAATTACACACTGAAACGCAGCATACGTCACTACGAACGCTGTCTAGACGATGTAATGCGCAAGGTAGTGGATGCCATTGTTGCTGAAGACATACTCCGCGAAGAGGTCACCATGCTTAAGAATCGAGTACGCGATTTGGAAGCGCAAAATGCAGCGCTTTCGGCTAGTCCCGCCAAAGGGCGTGACGAAGGCTACTGTACCATGAGCAGTGGGCAGCCACAGCCGTCGAATGGGCATCTGGAAGATTTACCCGAAGAGCCGGAGCAGTGGTTGTTGCCGGCGGAACCATGTTCGACTGAAATGGAAGACTGGAGCATGTCACAAGAGGAGCTGCCCGCCGTCACGCTGGATGATGAGCACCAACATTTGCGTGGTGCACGCTTGTCGACAAACCTTTCTAGGCAAAGTGGTGAAAATGACTGGATATGGAATTCGAATGATTTCCTAACATCGACTACAGCGGAAACGGATTCTGAGTCGGAAGCGATCTCACAATTGCTGCAACAAAAG ATCGTTTACTCCGAGGATGAAGATATTGCACGCACTGAGTTCACCAACGAATTCTACAAGTTAGTGGATATACGTTCTGCCTCGGCGCGTAGTCTCTTCTCCTACATCGAAGGCGAAACAGACGATGAggatgacgatgatgaagaCGCAGCGTCTAGTCTTTCTGATCGACGCGTGCGTCTACGTTGCAAGCCAGCGTTGAATGGCAACCGACTGAAAGCGCCCAGCCCGACGCCAAGCGAAGCGGGGCGCGCGCAAGTGACCAGCTGCTCGTCCAGCGAATCAGACGAACACTCGCGTTGTACGACAACGCAACACGAACTGAACGGCAGCATCGTCGAAGACagcattgaagaagaagaggagaTGGACACACAATTGTGTGGCAATGAAAGCAGTGATATCGAAATCGAAGACATACAACTAGAACCCGAGGCGTTGCAAAAGCTGAACGAACAAGAATGCATTGAAGCGATAATACGCACGGAACTGCGAAGACCTGTCGCTGCTGGACCAGCGCATCTAATGGTCAAATCCAAATCGATGATGCACAAAACGGAAAACGAACTCAGCAATCTCAATGGATTGCTACGAAACGGTGTAACCGTAAACGGCAACGACGGTAGACCGCCGCGTGTGGTGCGTAGCGAGAGCGTTAATGGCGCCATAGTTGGCGGCAGTGGCAGcagcagtggcagtggcagtaGCGGTGTGAGTCGTGGTTCTGCAAGTGCGCACAAGTTGCAAGAACGACTGCAGCAAAGACCGGCTAACTCGTGGCGCAAAAGCAGCGGTTGGAAGCGCGTCACAACGCCGGCTAGTTCGCCCACAGCGCCGTTATCACCGAAAAAG GAAATGAAAACGGAGATTGTGCGCAGCTGTGCAAGCGCGACGCCAAAAATACCGCCAACGCGTATACCAACTAGCGTACAACAGCAATCGCCGCCGtcgccaaagcaacaccaaagTGGACCAATACATTTTGGCGAAACGCAACAGCAGCAATCGCAACAGCAGCAatcgcaacaacaacagcaaccaatacgaaaatcgaaaattccTCCGCCAGTTCCCGTGCGACGTTCTTATGCgagctaa